The Vanessa tameamea isolate UH-Manoa-2023 chromosome 2, ilVanTame1 primary haplotype, whole genome shotgun sequence genome has a segment encoding these proteins:
- the LOC113401079 gene encoding uncharacterized protein LOC113401079, giving the protein MKFICTCLCLCMAAGFASPAPANGFVFPDQRRQEKKLEPIITPPVLPILEHLERDPSTLLPGEGGKSVSSQPRPRFGWGNSFNVKPTGNGGLSASVSSSASGAGISHSASQSFSFGFNEGFSASQSASQASSFNGFGSGFGSSQASSQAASFSGAGSSLSGAASSASAHGGGFNNLAGSQSASSAFGFNSLNGFQPDASFGDGLLDVRHRGVPNFPFPDLIGRNKGFGAAAFKTGALSRNSDDFLAVLVS; this is encoded by the exons ATGAAGTTCATCTGCACGTGTCTCTGTCTGTGTATGGCTGCGGGTTTCGCAAGCCCTGCACCGGCCAATGGCTTCGTATTTCCAGACCAGCGTAGGCAAGAGAAAAAATTGGAGCCGATTATTACTCCACCGGTTCTTCCGATATTGGAACATTTAGAACGTGACCCCAGTACTCTTCTTCCGGGTGAAGGTGGGAAGAGTGTGTCGAGTCAACCGAGGCCACGATTTGGTTGGGGTAATAGTTTTAACGTGAAGCCGACTGGAAACGGGGGGTTGTCAGCGAGTGTTAGCAGTAGTGCGAGTGGTGCCGGTATAAGTCATTCAGCCTCCCAATCCTTTTCGTTTGGTTTTAACGAAGGATTTAGTGCGTCACAGTCAGCGAGCCAAGCGTCGTCCTTTAATGGCTTTGGAAG TGGTTTCGGTAGTAGCCAGGCTAGCAGTCAAGCGGCTTCCTTTAGCGGCGCGGGTTCGTCACTTTCCGGAGCAGCGTCTTCCGCATCAGCCCATGGCGGTGGGTTTAACAACTTGGCGGGAAGTCAGAGTGCCTCTTCAGCTTTCGGCTTTAACTCGTTAAACGGATTCCAACCTgat GCTTCGTTTGGTGACGGTCTTCTCGACGTCAGACATCGAGGGGTGCCAAATTTTCCTTTCCCCGATCTCATCGGCAGAAATAAAGGTTTTGGTGCTGCTGCCTTCAAAACTGGAGCTCTTTCAAGAAACAGTGATGATTTCCTAGCCGTTCTAGTctcttaa